One window of the Candidatus Zixiibacteriota bacterium genome contains the following:
- a CDS encoding putative TonB-dependent receptor (Evidence 3 : Putative function from multiple computational evidences): MKKVKRSLILYLAVLGLAAFPLLLWAGTTGKIAGTVENQTTGEPIPGATIKVVGTDIATQTDSDGEYFIINLPAGNYSLAVSVVGYQTVQKENVRVLLDLTTPVDFAVEQVEIPLTRQVKVYAERPPIQKDVTDSRSTMTSDRLSFIPNAITVQGVLTNMAGTVVDRNNNLHVRGGRAGTVTYFYDGFSVQDPFVGRAGIKIMPEALEEISLTSGGFPAEYGEALAGIVNAVSKEGSQKYLGKLRFYDAFSQPYDVSTGDFRPMQRTKNNAAAYNFSGPIPYLSGKRATFFAAGEYLHDNGYLPHSRVKQYTQSGKVGLQPSPNFRLTMTGTYSNSNAQLYTHRDVNDRSYDYNLDGLGLNKSKAYLYGMKGNYNLDAKNILIFSYNHFYTESKTAPEQYYDLYWNKWPGYSEDSNGVYNGTIQDHYSLSTDYFLTGFSAGDDFNPVYLKRYTKYDALSLNFTSQFNKFNQVRLGTEYRKYDIFWDNKQFYNIKPYGEKYNNKPVYALIFAQDKLELRDMIINAGLRWDYLNSEVSYWPNVLDTVHYAKIHSEPKSQLSPRLGISHPISDDAVIRFNYGYFFQVPNYTYMYTNLQANLSSGYPLVGNPDLKAERTVSYELGLNQLIGTELRLDVTLYYKDIKNLVATREIGLNGPASPVTQYVNEDYGSVKGFDLTLEKIARGNFSGSLVYSYMIAKGNSSAATEGYYNYITQSGTADTVMPKAEFPLSFDQRHTITANLDFRVPRDWRGHLFGMTVPGAWGLNMVGHYGSGLPYTVTDDQGRRFGGLNEARLPATYSVDMRFNKDMFLKGEDVFFSFFVEVENLFNRRNILNVYTNTGRADFDNRSTVSDPDGPGPFTAADANKYYRLMAMDPQNYAPPRTIRLGLEFNF; the protein is encoded by the coding sequence TTGAAAAAGGTTAAGCGTTCACTTATACTTTATTTGGCGGTTCTCGGCCTGGCCGCATTTCCCCTGCTCCTTTGGGCCGGGACGACCGGGAAAATTGCCGGAACCGTAGAGAATCAGACTACCGGGGAACCGATCCCGGGGGCCACCATTAAGGTGGTGGGGACCGACATTGCCACCCAGACCGACAGCGACGGCGAATATTTTATAATTAACCTCCCGGCGGGCAATTACAGCCTGGCCGTTTCGGTGGTCGGTTATCAGACCGTTCAAAAAGAAAACGTCCGGGTTCTTCTGGATTTGACCACCCCGGTTGATTTTGCCGTGGAACAGGTGGAAATTCCTCTGACGCGGCAGGTCAAGGTTTACGCGGAACGTCCCCCTATCCAGAAAGACGTAACCGATTCCCGTTCCACCATGACATCGGATCGCCTCTCATTTATACCTAATGCCATCACGGTGCAGGGCGTCCTTACGAACATGGCCGGGACGGTGGTTGACCGGAACAACAATCTTCATGTCAGGGGCGGACGAGCCGGGACGGTGACATATTTCTACGACGGCTTTTCGGTCCAGGATCCGTTTGTCGGACGAGCCGGAATCAAGATTATGCCGGAGGCTCTCGAAGAAATCAGTCTGACGTCCGGCGGTTTCCCGGCCGAATACGGGGAAGCCCTGGCCGGTATCGTAAATGCGGTCTCCAAAGAAGGCTCGCAGAAGTATCTGGGGAAACTCCGGTTTTATGACGCTTTCTCGCAGCCGTATGATGTCAGCACCGGGGACTTCCGGCCGATGCAGCGGACCAAAAATAATGCGGCGGCCTACAATTTTTCCGGTCCGATACCGTACCTGTCGGGAAAGCGAGCCACCTTTTTTGCCGCCGGCGAGTACCTTCATGATAATGGATATCTGCCGCACAGCCGGGTGAAGCAGTATACGCAGTCGGGCAAAGTCGGTTTGCAGCCGTCGCCCAACTTCCGGCTGACCATGACCGGCACATACAGCAATTCGAATGCACAGCTTTATACCCATCGGGATGTCAACGATCGTTCCTATGACTACAATCTCGACGGCCTGGGATTGAATAAATCAAAAGCCTACCTGTATGGAATGAAGGGGAACTACAATCTGGACGCCAAGAATATTTTGATATTTTCCTATAACCATTTCTATACGGAATCAAAAACGGCGCCGGAGCAGTACTATGACCTTTATTGGAACAAGTGGCCGGGATATTCGGAAGATTCCAACGGCGTTTATAACGGCACCATACAGGATCATTATTCTCTATCGACGGATTACTTCCTGACGGGGTTCAGTGCCGGGGATGATTTCAACCCGGTTTATTTGAAGCGGTACACGAAATATGACGCCCTGTCGCTGAATTTCACCAGCCAGTTCAACAAATTCAATCAGGTGAGACTTGGGACGGAGTACCGCAAGTATGACATCTTCTGGGACAATAAGCAGTTTTACAATATCAAGCCGTACGGTGAGAAATACAATAACAAGCCGGTCTATGCACTCATATTTGCGCAGGATAAACTGGAACTTCGCGATATGATCATCAACGCCGGTTTGCGCTGGGATTACCTGAACTCCGAAGTGAGTTACTGGCCCAACGTTCTCGACACGGTTCATTATGCGAAAATTCATTCCGAGCCCAAATCGCAATTGTCGCCGCGACTCGGGATATCGCACCCGATTTCCGACGACGCCGTGATCCGTTTCAACTACGGTTATTTCTTCCAGGTTCCGAACTACACATATATGTACACCAACCTGCAGGCGAACCTGAGCAGCGGTTATCCGCTGGTGGGCAATCCCGATCTCAAGGCCGAAAGGACCGTTTCCTATGAATTGGGACTGAATCAGTTGATCGGGACGGAACTTCGGCTCGATGTAACGCTCTATTATAAGGACATCAAGAATCTGGTGGCGACGCGGGAGATCGGTCTGAACGGCCCGGCCAGCCCGGTGACGCAATATGTTAATGAGGACTATGGATCGGTCAAGGGGTTCGATCTGACCCTGGAGAAGATCGCCCGGGGCAATTTCTCGGGGTCGCTCGTTTACAGTTATATGATCGCCAAGGGGAATTCTTCGGCGGCGACCGAAGGGTATTACAATTATATCACGCAATCGGGGACGGCCGACACGGTGATGCCCAAAGCGGAATTTCCGCTTTCGTTCGATCAGCGGCACACAATCACGGCCAATCTTGATTTCCGGGTTCCGCGGGATTGGAGGGGTCATCTGTTCGGGATGACGGTGCCGGGAGCCTGGGGGCTTAATATGGTCGGTCATTACGGATCGGGACTGCCGTACACGGTCACCGATGACCAGGGGCGACGATTCGGAGGGCTGAACGAGGCACGTCTGCCAGCGACCTATTCGGTCGATATGCGCTTCAACAAAGATATGTTCCTGAAAGGTGAGGACGTCTTCTTCTCCTTCTTTGTCGAAGTCGAAAATCTTTTCAACCGCCGGAATATCTTGAATGTCTATACCAATACCGGTCGCGCCGATTTCGACAACCGCAGTACTGTCAGCGATCCTGACGGTCCCGGTCCCTTTACGGCCGCCGATGCCAATAAATATTACAGGTTGATGGCAATGGATCCGCAGAATTATGCGCCTCCGCGGACGATTCGTCTGGGCCTTGAATTTAATTTCTGA
- a CDS encoding hypothetical protein (Evidence 5 : Unknown function), giving the protein MRLRGRFVWALNLISDEVDMRKKNNKYAYVFLLVAVTILFSLTAAARTFKTTQPSPEMIKQIVHDKGNIRTTVDNWGLIGGYSYYGFPSGEWPKNSGHDYIGEMKYWMGAITPTNDTVVTDTDEDFRPIPSLISGVSSYDIRLSTDSTSFDFDISDTIGLGYGNPALGWRVWNPDSNAWTYNNIYVNADSAYHPGGPTALQQSFYRFEDGNSVNSLGLQLTQTMYQWNYCYNENIIFVVLEITNVSGVDYPDFAFAIYADFDVGGPDGTGENGRLGDLVASDSANNLAWTYDADGYDPGWGPMVQSGIMGTKYLETPDGIGMTAFRTGQWELIPDNDPGKFEMISSNQYDVSLPPTDQYYIQCTRGISLTAGKTVRVVYAIVAGQTLTDFYDNANMAQTLYDNHFVGPQPPVVPALTARAGDKKVYLSWGDTSEVDIDPLSGQHDFRGYKLYRSTNQGATWGFVSATSGGCLKTDYTPIAAYQIENYGEPIRHTFIDSGLTNGKEYWYCLVAYDAGDSAVPIGSLQNGFGTPGSDRNAVKVFPRNDPAGYYNALSTIEHQVAGEVTPSDGVVHPVIFNPAQVTGNDYEVTFAETDEQTSWNLINTTTGDTLLKDQTNQDGDLKYYSVVDGLQVVVTNGERSPRAWDQTSFATPGDTTLHLGFTYGPMSDFWGYPRGSDKHFRCTYEFRVTDSGSTGYSIMDDVTPIHLPFEIWNTTLGYQVFAEIYDQNGNDIWEPSSRDYISIVDYPYDSSPHPEVFPYNHVWFFRFAISDTSYAVGDVFTVEGAPVNGAPDRFVFKTDGVNAAAASTELKNIKVVPDPYIAHASWENDKFTRKLQFIHLPDVCTIRVYTLSGDLVTTLSHTDGTGSADWNMLSQDGLEIAPGVYFYQVESKYGNRLGRFAVIK; this is encoded by the coding sequence ATGCGCCTCCGCGGACGATTCGTCTGGGCCTTGAATTTAATTTCTGATGAGGTCGATATGAGAAAAAAGAATAACAAATACGCATATGTTTTTCTGCTGGTTGCCGTCACGATTCTCTTCTCCTTGACCGCTGCGGCCCGAACCTTCAAGACGACTCAGCCCTCCCCGGAAATGATCAAACAGATAGTACACGACAAGGGCAATATCAGAACCACGGTCGATAACTGGGGATTGATCGGCGGCTACAGCTATTATGGTTTTCCGTCGGGCGAATGGCCCAAAAATTCTGGTCACGATTATATCGGAGAAATGAAATACTGGATGGGAGCCATTACACCGACCAATGATACCGTGGTGACCGATACGGATGAAGACTTCCGTCCGATCCCGTCACTGATATCAGGTGTCAGCAGTTATGATATCCGCCTCTCAACCGATTCGACATCGTTTGATTTTGATATTTCCGATACTATCGGACTCGGTTACGGCAATCCGGCTCTCGGCTGGCGGGTCTGGAACCCGGACAGCAATGCCTGGACCTATAACAACATTTATGTCAATGCCGATTCCGCCTATCATCCCGGCGGACCGACCGCTCTGCAGCAGTCGTTTTACCGTTTCGAGGACGGCAACAGCGTGAATTCCCTGGGCCTGCAATTGACGCAGACGATGTACCAATGGAATTACTGCTACAACGAAAATATTATTTTTGTGGTGCTCGAAATCACGAACGTCTCCGGGGTCGATTACCCCGATTTTGCCTTCGCCATTTATGCCGATTTTGACGTTGGCGGTCCCGACGGGACCGGCGAAAACGGACGTCTCGGCGATTTGGTCGCTTCCGATTCGGCCAATAATCTGGCCTGGACCTATGATGCCGACGGGTATGATCCCGGGTGGGGACCGATGGTGCAGAGCGGTATTATGGGCACCAAATATCTGGAGACGCCCGACGGGATCGGCATGACGGCTTTCCGGACGGGACAGTGGGAACTGATTCCCGACAACGATCCGGGTAAATTCGAAATGATAAGTTCGAATCAGTATGACGTCTCTTTGCCGCCGACCGATCAGTACTACATCCAGTGCACGCGGGGCATCAGCCTGACCGCGGGGAAGACAGTGCGGGTGGTTTATGCCATCGTGGCCGGGCAGACTCTTACAGACTTCTATGATAACGCCAATATGGCCCAGACACTTTATGATAATCATTTTGTCGGGCCCCAGCCGCCCGTGGTTCCCGCACTGACGGCCCGTGCCGGCGACAAGAAGGTTTATCTCAGCTGGGGGGATACCTCCGAAGTCGATATCGATCCCCTGAGCGGTCAGCACGATTTCCGCGGCTACAAATTATATCGCTCCACCAATCAAGGGGCGACCTGGGGATTTGTCTCAGCCACGAGCGGCGGATGCCTCAAGACCGATTATACGCCTATCGCCGCTTACCAGATTGAAAACTATGGGGAACCGATCAGGCACACTTTTATCGACAGCGGCCTGACAAATGGAAAAGAATATTGGTACTGCCTGGTGGCCTATGATGCCGGCGATTCGGCGGTGCCGATCGGATCGTTGCAGAATGGTTTCGGAACGCCGGGAAGCGACCGGAACGCCGTCAAGGTTTTCCCCCGGAACGACCCGGCCGGATATTACAACGCTCTTTCGACTATCGAACATCAGGTTGCGGGAGAGGTCACGCCGTCCGACGGCGTGGTGCATCCCGTGATCTTCAACCCCGCGCAGGTCACCGGCAATGATTATGAAGTGACCTTCGCGGAGACCGATGAGCAGACTTCCTGGAATCTTATCAATACAACCACCGGCGACACCCTGCTCAAGGACCAGACCAACCAGGACGGCGATCTCAAGTATTACAGCGTGGTCGACGGCCTGCAGGTCGTGGTAACCAACGGCGAGCGCTCACCGCGGGCCTGGGATCAAACCTCTTTCGCTACTCCGGGCGACACGACTCTGCACCTCGGATTCACTTATGGCCCGATGTCGGATTTCTGGGGTTACCCGCGCGGATCGGACAAGCATTTCCGTTGCACTTACGAATTCCGCGTCACCGACAGCGGTTCGACCGGATATTCGATTATGGATGATGTTACCCCGATTCATCTGCCGTTTGAAATCTGGAATACCACTCTGGGATATCAGGTCTTCGCCGAGATTTATGATCAGAACGGCAACGATATCTGGGAGCCGAGTTCGCGCGATTACATTTCCATTGTCGATTATCCGTACGACAGCAGTCCGCATCCGGAAGTTTTTCCTTATAATCATGTCTGGTTCTTCCGTTTCGCCATCAGCGATACGAGTTACGCGGTCGGCGATGTCTTTACGGTCGAGGGGGCGCCCGTGAATGGCGCGCCGGACCGGTTTGTATTCAAGACCGATGGTGTCAATGCCGCCGCGGCCTCGACCGAATTGAAGAATATAAAAGTCGTTCCCGATCCCTATATCGCCCACGCTTCCTGGGAGAATGATAAATTCACCCGGAAACTGCAATTCATTCATCTGCCGGATGTCTGCACGATAAGAGTCTATACGCTGAGCGGAGATCTGGTGACGACTTTGAGCCATACCGACGGGACCGGAAGCGCGGACTGGAACATGCTATCACAGGATGGCCTGGAAATCGCCCCGGGTGTCTATTTTTACCAGGTTGAATCGAAATATGGAAACCGCCTTGGCCGGTTTGCCGTGATAAAATAG